The Apium graveolens cultivar Ventura chromosome 11, ASM990537v1, whole genome shotgun sequence genome has a window encoding:
- the LOC141698472 gene encoding putative WRKY transcription factor 21 — MALQNRLPYMEIEEASKSGIQGSHRVLDIISKPKDQIEYGNLAVETGESVSKFKKVVSMLDADLGHARVRKAKNLQIPIPRNLYLDNPIVGIDSQPKALQLPPTNSREISVPGMVLNAANNFNFGKFPVESSSNVKAPTQLVQQIPQPAHTWLQLHPLQHKIPLQQHMLKQQTESMFRKSNSTSCINLNFDRSNCTPSNSISSTRSFMSSLNGSGSVNNLAGNAFRVVGETRSLDQGLYQHKRRCPARQDGGRCHCSEKRKHKIRRAVKVPATGTRLADIPIDEYSWRKYGQKPVKGTPYPRAYYKCTSMRGCPARKKVERCLEEPLMLTVTYENEHNHPRMSVQYPST; from the exons ATGGCTCTTCAAAACAG GTTGCCGTATATGGAAATTGAAGAGGCTAGCAAAAGTGGAATTCAGGGTAGCCATAGAGTTCTGGATATCATTTCAAAGCCTAAGGATCAGATTGAGTATGGAAACTTAGCTGTGGAAACTGGGGAGAGTGTGTCTAAGTTCAAGAAAGTTGTGTCTATGCTTGATGCTGATTTGGGGCATGCAAGGGTGAGAAAGGCCAAAAACCTTCAAATCCCTATTCCCCGAAACTTATATTTAGATAACCCTATTGTTGGAATTGATTCTCAACCGAAGGCACTCCAGCTTCCTCCAACTAATTCTCGTGAGATTTCAGTTCCTGGTATGGTTTTAAATGCTGCTAATAATTTTAATTTTGGAAAGTTTCCAGTGGAATCAAGTTCAAATGTGAAGGCCCCAACTCAGCTTGTCCAGCAAATTCCACAACCGGCACACACTTGGTTACAGCTACACCCACTCCAGCACAAAATTCCGCTTCAGCAGCACATGTTAAAACAGCAAACTGAAAGCATGTTCAGGAAGAGCAATAGCACCAGTTGCATCAACCTGAATTTTGATAGATCTAACTGCACACCCTCCAATTCTATATCATCTACCAGGTCCTTTATGTCTTCATTGAACGGAAGTGGGAGTGTGAATAATTTGGCTGGAAATGCATTTCGTGTAGTTGGTGAAACTCGTTCTCTCGATCAGGGCTTGTATCAACACAAACGGAGGTGCCCTGCAAGACAAGATGGTGGTAGATGTCACTGCTCAGAGAAGAG GAAGCATAAAATAAGGAGAGCGGTTAAAGTACCTGCTACCGGCACTAGGCTTGCAGACATCCCTATTGATGAGTATTCATGGAGGAAGTACGGGCAAAAGCCAGTCAAGGGTACTCCTTATCCTAG AGCTTACTATAAATGTACCAGCATGAGAGGCTGCCCTGCAAGGAAAAAAGTAGAGAGGTGCTTGGAAGAGCCTTTGATGCTTACTGTTACTTATGAAAATGAGCATAACCACCCAAGAATGTCTGTCCAGTATCCATCCACATGA